A genomic window from Triticum urartu cultivar G1812 chromosome 7, Tu2.1, whole genome shotgun sequence includes:
- the LOC125525261 gene encoding probable galactinol--sucrose galactosyltransferase 6, protein MPPPVMARAAPIPSCRSAGAAASPPSSSPRARYTRASSPSSRPPLLASPPLRLLPDPKPTPRRCSFRILAAVKGAALSGRRSAREEKEEEMTIESSVRLAGGELTVRGRTVLSGVPDAVSASPAAARGPVDGVFLGADLADPASRHVVSLGHMRGVRFMACFRFKMWWMAQRMGDKGGDVPHETQFLLVESRGPGAGEEEEDEASYVVFLPLVEGAFRASLQGGGAGGDELQLCVESGDAGTRASSFDRALFVGAAESDPFAAIAGAVAAVRSCLGTFRPRAEKKLPAIVDYFGWCTWDAFYQDVTQEGVEAGLQSLAAGGAPPKFVIIDDGWQSVGTDKPSPDMDSPGEAGNGKPPPLPRLTGIKENSKFQSGEDPATVTGIETLVRAAKEKYGLKYVYVWHAITGYWGGVRPGAAGMEAYRSSMQFPKISPGVAENEPNMKTDVLTLQGLGLVHPQAVHRFYDELHAYLAAAGVDGVKVDVQCVLETLGAGHGGRVQLTKEYHRALDASVAKNFPDNGIIACMSHNTDALYCSKQTAVVRASDDFFPREAVSHTIHIAAVAYNSVFLGEFMLPDWDMFHSLHPAGDYHGSARAISGGPVYVSDAPGRHDFELLRKMVLPDGTVLRARLPGRPTRDCLFADPARDGATLLKIWNMNRFTGVLGVYNCQGAAWSSAEKKNVFHQEAGAGALTCGVRGRDVHLIAEAATDGGAGWGGDCAVYRHGAGDLVVLPDGAALPVSLRVLEHDVLTVSPIKDLAAGFRFAPVGLVDMFNGGAAVEGLTYSLLADGEEAVGLVSMEVRGRGRFGAYSSVRPRSCTLGSSPVEFSYDASSGMVILELESMPLPKERVHRIAIEL, encoded by the exons ATGCCCCCACCCGTGATGGCGCGCGCAGCACCCATCCCCAGCTGCCGCAGCGCCGGGGCCGCCGCATCTCCCCCCTCATCCTCTCCTCGCGCGCGTTATACCCGCGCGTCCTCTCCCTCTTCCCGCCCACCGCTCCTCGCCTCTCCGCCCCTCCGCCTCCTCCCCGATCCCAAACCCACTCCTCGTCG GTGTTCGTTTAGGATTCTTGCGGCGGTCAAGGGGGCGGCGTTGTCCGGCCGGCGGAGCGCgagggaggagaaggaggaggagatgacGATCGAGTCGTCCGTCAGGCTCGCCGGCGGGGAGCTGACGGTCCGCGGGCGCACGGTGCTGTCCGGCGTGCCGGACGCGGTGTCGGCGTCGCCCGCGGCGGCCCGGGGCCCCGTCGACGGCGTCTTCCTCGGCGCCGACCTCGCCGACCCGGCCTCCCGCCACGTCGTCTCCCTCGGCCACATGAG GGGCGTGCGGTTCATGGCGTGCTTCCGGTTCAAGATGTGGTGGATGGCGCAGAGGATGGGGGACAAGGGCGGCGACGTCCCGCACGAGACGCAGTTCCTGCTGGTGGAGTCCAGGGGCCccggcgccggcgaggaggaggaggacgaggcgtcGTACGTCGTGTTCCTCCCGCTCGTGGAGGGCGCGTTCCGGGCCAGCCTccagggcggcggcgcgggcggcgacgAGCTCCAGCTCTGCGTCGAGAGCGGCGACGCCGGCACGCGCGCCAGTTCCTTCGACCGCGCGCTCTTCGTGGGCGCCGCGGAGTCCGACCCtttcgccgccatcgccggcgccgtCGCGGCCGTCAGGTCCTGCCTCGGGACCTTCCGCCCGCGCGCCGAGAAGAAGCTCCCCGCGATCGTTGACTACTTCGGGTGGTGCACGTGGGACGCCTTCTACCAGGACGTCACCCAGGAGGGCGTCGAGGCCGGGCTCCAGAGCCTCGCCGCCGGTGGTGCGCCGCCCAAGTTCGTCATCATCGACGACGGCTGGCAGTCGGTCGGCACCGACAAACCGAGCCCTGACATGGACTCCCCCGGCGAGGCCGGCAACGGCAAGCCGCCGCCCCTTCCCCGTCTAACCGGCATCAAGGAGAACAGCAAGTTCCAGAGCGGCGAGGATCCGGCCACCGTCACGGGCATCGAGACGCTGGTGCGCGCGGCGAAGGAGAAGTACGGGCTCAAGTACGTGTACGTCTGGCACGCCATCACCGGCTATTGGGGCGGCGTGCGGCCGGGCGCCGCCGGGATGGAGGCCTACCGCTCCAGCATGCAGTTCCCCAAGATCTCGCCGGGCGTGGCGGAGAACGAGCCCAACATGAAGACCGACGTGCTCACCCTGCAGGGGCTCGGCCTCGTGCACCCGCAGGCCGTGCACCGCTTCTACGACGAGCTCCACGCGtacctcgccgccgccggcgtCGACGGCGTCAAGGTGGACGTGCAGTGCGTCCTCGAGACGCTCGGCGCCGGCCACGGCGGCCGCGTGCAGCTCACCAAGGAGTACCACCGCGCGCTCGACGCCTCCGTCGCCAAGAACTTCCCGGACAACGGCATCATCGCCTGCATGAGCCACAACACCGACGCCCTCTACTG CTCGAAGCAGACGGCGGTGGTGAGAGCGTCGGACGATTTCTTCCCGAGGGAGGCGGTGTCGCACACGATCCACATCGCGGCGGTGGCGTACAACAGCGTGTTCCTCGGCGAGTTCATGCTCCCGGACTGGGACATGTTCCACTCCCTCCACCCGGCCGGCGACTACCACGGCTCGGCGCGCGCCATCAGCGGCGGGCCCGTCTACGTCAGCGACGCGCCGGGGAGGCACGACTTCGAGCTGCTGAGGAAGATGGTGCTGCCGGACGGCACCGTGCTGCGCGCGCGGCTGCCGGGCCGGCCGACCAGGGACTGCCTGTTCGCGGACCCGGCGCGCGACGGCGCCACCCTGCTCAAGATCTGGAACATGAACAGGTTCACGGGCGTGCTCGGCGTGTACAACTGCCAGGGCGCGGCGTGGAGCTCCGCGGAGAAGAAGAACGTGTTCCACCAGGAGGCCGGCGCCGGCGCGCTGACCTGCGGCGTCCGGGGCCGCGACGTCCACCTCATCGCCGAGGCGGCCACGGACGGCGGCGCCGGGTGGGGCGGCGACTGCGCCGTGTACCGCCACGGCGCCGGTGACCTCGTGGTCCTCCCCGACGGCGCGGCGCTGCCCGTGTCCCTCAGGGTCCTGGAGCACGACGTGCTCACCGTGTCGCCGATCAAG GATTTGGCGGCCGGGTTCAGGTTCGCGCCGGTGGGCCTCGTGGACATGTTCAACGGCGGCGCGGCGGTGGAAGGCCTGACTTACAGCCTCCTCGCCGACGGCGAGGAGGCGGTCGGGCTGGTGAGCATGGAAGTGCGAGGGCGCGGGAGGTTCGGCGCCTACTCGTCGGTCCGGCCGAGGAGTTGCACGCTGGGTTCTTCTCCGGTGGAGTTCTCCTACGACGCCTCCTCCGGCATGGTGATCCTCGAGCTGGAGTCCATGCCATTGCCCAAGGAAAGGGTTCACAGGATCGCCATTGAGCTGTAG
- the LOC125520584 gene encoding probable calcium-binding protein CML48, producing the protein MADYNRYGHGHDQGYGQGYGYAPSAPPAPTSSPYGNGQGYSQGYAASAPPAPTPSSSSSPYGYGYGQGGYPPPMGGFGGAVAFPPGTHPDVERAFRAVDRDGSGSIDEGELQAALSDAHHRFSIRTVRLLIFLFSNAQLASSPRSRMGPTEFVTLWNCLGQWRVVFDRYDRDRSGKIDSDELREALRSLGYAVPPSVIDLLIANYNNGVSHRGALDFDNFVECGMVVKGLTEKFKENDTRYTGSAALTYDGFLSMVIPFIVP; encoded by the exons ATGGCCGACTACAACCGCTACGGCCACGGCCACGACCAAGGATACGGCCAGGGCTACGGCTACGCGCCGTCGGCGCCTCCCGCGCCCACCTCCTCGCCGTACGGCAACGGCCAAGGATACAGCCAGGGCTACGCGGCCTCGGCGCCTCCCGCGCCCacgccttcctcctcctcctcgccgtaCGGCTACGGCTACGGCCAAGGAGGCTACCCGCCGCCGATGGGGGGTTTCGGGGGAGCCGTGGCGTTCCCGCCGGGGACGCATCCGGACGTGGAGCGCGCGTTCCGGGCCGTCGACCGCGACGGCAGCGGCAGCATCGACGAGGGGGAGCTGCAGGCCGCGCTGTCCGACGCGCACCACCGCTTCAGCATCCGCACCGTCCGCCTCCTCATCTTCCTCTTCAGCAACGCCCAGCTCGCCTCCTCCCCGCGCTCCCGGATGG GGCCAACGGAGTTCGTGACGCTATGGAACTGCCTCGGGCAATGGCGG GTCGTTTTCGACAGATACGATAGGGACCGCAGCGGAAAGATCGATTCCGATGAGTTGAGAGAAGCTCTTCGCAGCCTGGGATACGCGGTGCCGCCTTCGGTCATTGATCTTCTCATAGCAAACTACAACAATGGCGTTTCCCACCGCGGCGCCCTAGACTTCGACAACTTTGTGGA GTGCGGAATGGTTGTGAAG GGTCTGACTGAAAAATTCAAGGAGAATGACACGCGCTACACCGGCTCGGCAGCTCTTACATATGACGGCTTCTTGTCAATGGTCATCCCCTTCATTGTACCTTAG